One stretch of Calonectris borealis chromosome 5, bCalBor7.hap1.2, whole genome shotgun sequence DNA includes these proteins:
- the LOC142083196 gene encoding LOW QUALITY PROTEIN: uncharacterized protein LOC142083196 (The sequence of the model RefSeq protein was modified relative to this genomic sequence to represent the inferred CDS: substituted 1 base at 1 genomic stop codon), protein MGNTQREILKKSPLGCVLAHWKDIVGTGGTESKKTLIKYCNQWWPLYKLESEAKWPFNGSIDYNTLLQLMLFLRREGKWDEVSYADMFFTLRNHPEWQRDCGMVLPQDPMVLALERENNKKSESKLRRCCSACSIGHRCIKVNKIHQAPEPDLTDLFKPPPRPQERGADSDETSTPPDSPVSSRTRKKSVPTALQAPLREAVGPEGGTMLIKVPFSTTDLGEWKKVAKDYRSDPIGVTKHFQFIIKQHNPDWRDIQLLLEYMTETEKQLILKTAGDLAEDHYKITREDVKEFFPLQDPKWDPNRSADIEKLQGYQEWISRGIERAIPKTINWSVLYAVKQGPSESPSEFLDRLRDAMRRNTPLDPGSEVGIQQLVSLFLGQSTGDIRRKLQKLRTTESRNLEVLLDEAWRVFSNREEGYRQGQRRIIAAVREEEERIPRRLGKDQCAFCKRIGHWKNECPEKWKRKEKEWNNQKRRIVAHVKKDXWEPGESTLADPLVIMQLGKEQKKVEFLVDTGATYSVLNQALMPLGSDYIMVKGATGQSEKAYFCEPLSYKLGKQWGIHKFLYMPNSPKALLGRDLLEQLGAIIKFEKGEITLEVNDQQYIQIMSLSLTSVPTEGKISEEIMNQVYPGVWATDVPGKAKNASPVEVKLKDGRQPVRIKQYPLRKEDREGIQPIIEKFLQLGLLKECESDFNTPILPVRKPDGSYRVVQDLRAINKITEDLYPVVANPYTLLTVLTPELTWFTVLDLKDAFFCLPLHKASQKIFAFEWENPKTGRKTQLTWTVLPQGFKNSPTIFGNQLAKDLESWEIPSEKGKLLQYVDDILIATETENDCITWTVSLLNFLGLQGYRVSKKKAQVIQRKVIYLGYEISAGQRTLGQARKEIICQTPRPQMVKELRTFLGMTGWCRLWIYNYGLLVKPLYALTTTEQKPLKWNKETIRAFELLKKALMSAPALGLPDASKPFFLFSHEKQGIALGILAQDLGPYRRAVAYLSKQLDATAKGWPGCLRAIAAVVLNIQEARKFTLGQKMTVLVSHTVSAVLEAKGGHWLSPQRFLKYQAIMVEQDDVEIVVTNIVNPASFLSKNTGEPVHHDCLETIEATYSSRSDLRDSPMENTENWFTDGSSYVLSGKRHAGYAITTSQEVIESRPLPMNTSAQKAEIIALTRALELARGKAVNIYTDSKYAFGVVHAHGAIWKERGLLNTQGKNIKHAEEILKLLEAVQLPEKVAIMHIKAHQKVNSELERGNELADREAKQAAKAKVKTEGALVPDGRISLEVSYRKDFGATVGRTIPGTPYLLHGNQD, encoded by the exons atgggtaacactcaaagggaaatcttgaagaaaagccccttaggctgtgtgcttgcccattggaaggatattgttggaactggagggacagaaagtaaaaagactctcattaagtattgtaaccaatggtggccgttgtataaattggaaagtgaggctaaatggccattcaatggatctatagattacaatactctcttacaattgatgctgtttttaagaagggaagggaagtgggatgaagtttcatatgcagatatgtttttcaccctccgaaatcatccggagtggcaaagggactgcgggatggtgctgccgcaggaccctatggtacttgcacttgagcgagaaaataacaaaaaatctgaaagtaaattgagacgatgctgttcggcgtgcagtattgggcatcggtgtattaaagtaaataaaatccatcaggcaccggagccagacttaactgacctgtttaagcctccccctcgaccacaggaacggggtgcggactcggacgaaacttccactcccccagatagcccagtatcttcccgcaccagaaagaaatctgtcccgacagccttgcaggcacccctgcgagaagcagtaggacccgagggtgggacaatgctaatcaaggtacctttttccactactgacttaggagaatggaaaaaagttgcaaaggattataggagtgatccgataggggtaaccaagcattttcagtttataataaaacagcacaaccctgattggagggacatacaactgctattagaatatatgacagaaacagagaagcagttgattttaaaaacagcaggagatttggctgaggatcactacaaaatcacaagagaggatgtaaaggaatttttccccctccaggatccaaaatgggacccaaatagatcagcagatatagaaaaactacaaggctatcaagagtggatctcaagaggaatagaaagggccatccccaaaactataaattggtcagttttgtatgcagtgaaacagggtccctctgagtccccatccgaattcctggatcgattgagggatgcaatgcgccgtaatacgccactggaccctgggtctgaagtagggatacaacagctagtttctttgtttctaggtcagtccaccggggacattagacgtaagctccagaagttacgcactacagaaagcaggaatttggaagtattgttggatgaagcgtggagagtgtttagcaatagagaggagggttataggcaagggcagaggagaataatagcggctgttagggaagaggaagaaaggatacctaggcggctaggcaaagatcagtgtgcattttgcaaaagaattggtcattggaagaatgaatgtccggagaaatggaaaaggaaggaaaaggagtggaataatcagaagaggaggatagtggctcatgtgaaaaaggactgatgggaaccgggggaatctaccctagcggatccactggttataatgcagctagggaaggagcaaaagaaagtagaatttctggttgacacaggggcaacgtattcggttttgaatcaagccttgatgcccctgggaagtgactatatcatggtaaaaggggcaactggccaaagtgaaaaggcatatttttgtgaacctctgagttataaactgggaaaacaatggggcatccacaaatttctgtacatgcctaactccccaaaagcacttttggggagggatttattggaacaattgggtgcaataattaaatttgaaaagggagaaattactctggaggtaaatgaccagcagtatatccaaataatgagtttatccctaactagtgttcctacagaaggaaaaatcagcgaagaaatcatgaaccaggtatatcccggggtatgggccaccgatgtgcccgggaaagcaaagaatgcttcacctgttgaggttaagctcaaagacggacgacagccggtaagaatcaaacaatatcccctaaggaaggaggacagggagggaattcagccaataatagaaaaatttttgcaactgggattattaaaggaatgcgaatctgactttaacactcccatactacctgtccgtaaacccgacgggtcatatcgggtggtccaggacctacgggctataaataagataactgaggatctctacccagtagtggctaatccatatactctgttaactgtattaacgcctgagctaacttggtttactgttttagacctgaaggatgccttcttttgcctccctctccataaagccagccagaaaatatttgcattcgaatgggaaaaccccaaaaccggtcgcaagactcaactcacctggacggtgttgccacaaggattcaaaaatagccctacgatttttggcaatcagcttgcaaaggacttggaatcatgggaaatcccgtctgaaaagggaaaactgctacaatacgtggatgatatcctgattgccaccgaaacagagaatgattgtatcacctggacggtgagtctattaaatttcttggggctccaagggtaccgggtgtctaagaagaaagcccaagtaatacagcgcaaggtgatttatttgggctatgaaatcagtgctggacaaaggactttgggacaggcccgaaaagaaataatatgccaaactccgagaccgcaaatggtgaaggagttacgaactttcctggggatgactgggtggtgccgactgtggatctacaactatggactgcttgttaaacccctgtatgcactaacgaccactgagcagaaaccccttaaatggaacaaagagaccatacgggcctttgagctgctaaaaaaggccctgatgtcggccccagccttgggactcccagatgcaagtaagccatttttccttttttcccacgagaagcaagggattgccctaggcatattagctcaagatctgggcccgtatcgacgagcagttgcctacctttccaaacaattggatgcaactgcaaagggttggccgggatgcttgcgagcaatcgcggccgtagtactaaacatccaggaagcccgaaaattcaccctgggccagaaaatgactgtgttggtgtcccatacagtatctgcagtactagaagcaaaaggtggacactggctttccccacaaagattcttgaaataccaggctataatggtagaacaagatgatgtggagattgtagtcactaacattgtcaatccagcctctttcctcagtaaaaacacaggagaaccagtgcatcatgactgtctggaaaccatagaagcaacatattcgagccgttcggacctgagagacagtcctatggaaaacacggaaaattggttcacggatggaagcagctatgtcctaagtggtaaaagacatgccggatatgccattaccaccagtcaggaagtaatagagtcaaggcctttgcccatgaatacctctgcacaaaaggcagaaataattgctctaactcgcgccttggaattggcccgaggcaaagctgtgaatatctatacagactcgaagtatgcctttggagttgtacatgcgcatggagcaatctggaaggagagaggattactgaacacacagggtaaaaacatcaaacatgcagaggagatcctgaaactgttggaggcagtccaactccctgagaaagtggcgatcatgcacattaaagcgcaccagaaagtgaattcggagttggaaagaggaaatgagctggcggacagagaggcaaaacaggcagccaaagcaaaggtaaaaacagaaggagctttagtccctgacgggcgaatctccctagaag tctcttacagaaaagactttggagccacagtgggaaggaccattccaggtactccttacctccttcacggcaatcaagattga